CGGTTCCAGTATTTTTCTTCTCGTTTAAACTATAACAATCCATTCCCATGAAATCAGACTTGTTGAGTGGCACATCGAATTTCATACCTGAATCGATTCTGTAAGGTTTTTCGCCAGCTTTCTTCTTTTTTAATAACTCAGTTTCCGCTTGTTTAGTTGTTTTGACATCTTTCATTGTCCACAAAATCCGTTTAACGATCGTTGAGCTAACGCTTCGATCATAGCGGACGTGGGAATAAACTGTCAATCCCAACATAAGCACTACGATAACTCCCAGTAAGATCAAAATTTTTTTCCAGACTCTTTTCATAATGACATTTTCCTTTCTAAGATTTACAAGTTTGTTTACTAATTTTTATAACTGTATACTAAAATATGATCAAAGAAACCCTTTTAGTCCTAAATATACCACTGTTCAATATTTTGTAAATGCAAATCTGCAAACACAATTATATACTCATCATGAATAGCTAGTAAGCCTCAAAAAAAATATTATGTCTAATATTAGACATTCTAGATATTGCGCAAATATTCGATGAAAGGAAAGAGGAAAGTTTGCTTATTTTAATTGCAAACTTTCCTTGCAGATAACTATTTCTTCTGTTTCCACTTTATTTTTTCCTGATACACCAAAATTGTGTACGGCTAATTCCCAGCCTGCTGGCTGCCAAAGTCCAATTCCCCCTGCATTCATTTAAAACTTTATAAATATGTCTTTTCTTAACTTTCTCCAGGTTATCGGTATGATCACAATTGTTTTCTTCGTATTTGTAATTTTTACCTTCTAACTTTTCATTTATTATTTTTTCTATAGCCTCATCAGTTATTATACTGTATTATATTTCCAGGCCAATGCTAATGCTGCAGTTTATCTAAAGCATTATTTGAGATTTTCACTGATTTTTTCCTCGTACTCTTGAATTTTAGTTATATGCTGAAATGTTTCTACAGCCCCAATTGTTTTGTTATTTATAATTACAGGTACCCTGTTAGTGACAATCTGGGTTTTTCCAATTTGGAACAGCTGCCCTAGTTCAGACTCGGTTTGATTTAAAACTTCAGGAAGCATGGTATTCGGTATTAATTCATCAACTGGATGTCCAAGAGCCTTTTCAATGGGAATACCCAGCATTTTACTGACGGCAGAATTAAAAGTAATAACTCTTTTAGTATAATCTATAGAAACTACGCCTTCACTGATATAATTTAAAATCGCTTTAAATTGCTCCGTTTTTTGTTTTTCTTTGCGTGTACTTTTTATAATTCTTCTAGCTTCTTTAATGCTGGAATCCACTGTTACAGCACTTGTTTCTAATAAAACAGTGGGAATATTATATTTCAAAGCCAGATTTTCAGCAACCGTTCCTCCAAGAATCACATCTATTTTTTCACCGGAATTAATTAAATTTTTTATGTATCTTTCTCCATCGTGCTCATCGTTGATATAATAAATATGTATATTTACATTTAAAATTTTTCTTAATAAGCCAACTCCTTCAATAATATTTTGAAATCCAATAATAAAAATATTTGATCCATATTTTTTGGCGGTATACACAGCATTTATCAAATCATAGGGTGAAACCTCCATTTTAATTACAGGTACCGATTGAACAGTATTTTCAATAATAGAAGCAGTGCCTCCCCTTGATATTATAGCCCCTACGCCTTCTTTTTCCGCCAATCTGGCTATTTTAATTGATTGATTCAATAATGCCAGTTTTACATCCACATCATTATAACGGTCAGCTACTTTTTTAGCTGTATATTCAATTTTAAAATGTGGAGCAATAATTAAAATAGGTTTCACATTGCATCCTCCTCTTAATGACAAGCCCCTCTAAAAAATCATCTTTCCCGGTTTATAGCCCTCGGGCAATTCTTCTTCACTTAAAAACTTGAAATTGTCATCACCCAGTATTGGTAAAAATGCTTCATATGGAATCCTGGAAAACTCACAGGCATAATTGCTGGCTCCGAACCATTTACCCTCCTTGCTGCTCAGGTTCAAGTCTCTGGCAAATTTTGTATAGTTCGAGCAATCATGAACCACTAAATCCCACTTTTCTTCATCGGCTGTTTTCATGAATTTCAGAGTTAATTCTCTGCTCCAAATTGGAGATATGTAGCCCTGCCTGGAAATATACATGTCTTCCCCATAATAATTGTTTATGTTATTCTCATTTAAATGTAATTCTGCACAATTGATAAAATCAAGTTTTGTATCCAAGATGGCCTGCTTTTTCTCAAAAAAAATTTCGAAAAACTCGGGAGTCATTGGGGTTTCAATACCTACACTTTTAATATATTTTTTCGCTGTTCCGATATTTTCAATCACCTTGTCCGAACACTCAGAAGCACCCAGGTTGAAACGTATCTCGTCAAGGCCGGCTTCACCTAATGCTTTCAATGTTTCCTCTGTAGCTAAAATGCCATTTGTATACAGATGTTGATGAACTTGAGCATCACTAAATTTCCTTATTACCGGATAGTATTTTTCAATTTCCATAAACGGCTCTAAATAAACATAGCAAATGCCAGTGGGTTTCTTCTGAATGGAAAGAAGCAAATCAATATCCTTGTCATAAAATCTTGTGCCTCCAATTTCCCACATACCTTCGCCAATTGGAGGAATATCTTCCAGCTCTCCATAATCATAACAGAACTTGCACTCCATGTTACACTTATTGGTTTTCCTGATTGCATTCAGACCAGTACCCAGCAGACAGGAACGGCACCCCTGGGGAAATTTACTTTCATTTCCCACAAAAAAAGTTCTATTCTTCAAGGTTTTCAAACCTTTAATTTCTGACATTAACATATTATTTCTATGATCAATGGCTGCCTCAATTTGTGCAAAGGCAGAGTAAACAATCTCCTGCTGTTTTGTCATAATTTCTTCTTCCTCAGGCAGTGTTGAAAAAAATTCAAACCATTTCAGTGCATCTTTCTTTGAAATTTTCATAATATATCCTCCTATAAGTCTGTCTTTCACAACTCTAATTCTTTCTTTTACTGTATGGCAATTATCAATTCCAATATAATTCATAACTACATAAAAACCAGCTCAATATCAACATACCAAGCTAGTTTCACTTTAGAATTTTTCTAATCCATTTAGGCATATTTTTACTTTTCCATTTAATAGTTCCATTAATCAAATAAGCTATTTCCTCAATTTGTTTTGTATTATCATATATATTAGTTTCATCACAGCCAGGCATCTCTATTTACTTATTGTCCTTTTTTGCTCTTTTTGTAATACCATATTTGATAGATTCATATAAAAATCTTGTTCTTCCTTTGTTTTTGCCTTTTTAAATAATTCTTTTAAATCCCAATATGAATATTTTAGGAATTGTTCATATAAGCCATTTTGTTGATTTATTTTTTCCATAATAATTCCCTCCAACAAATAATACTTTTATTATATTATAGCTTAATAAATTTTATCATATCTATCTTATTTTACACAAGCATATGGACGCTCCTTTTGATAAAGAATTGTAACAAATAATTTATACATATTATTCATTAACAACCCTTACTATATACTCAAATACTACTGCTGTTTTATAATTATTTGTTTATGTATTGATTGCTAATATTAAATTTTAAACTGGAGTTTTTTTCATTATATATTCTAACATCTCAACCATTAACATATCATTTCTATAATCAATGGCTGCCTCAAGATGTACCCCTTATTGCAGAATATTTTTATCCAATGGGAATGCTTTATTTATACTTTTACTCTTGACTATCAACACCTGCATACAACTTGGTAATCATAGTGTAAAACAAATGGATTTCTTCATCAGAATACTCATGAAACAAACTATTAAGTTTTTCATTGTGAAAATAAAAAACTTCCTCAAAATAGCTATCACCTTTTTCCGTTAGCTGAATTGAGGTATTTCGCTTATTAACAGGATTTTTCCGAATGGTTACAAAACCTTTTTTCTCCAGTGATGCAGCCAGCTTCTTTATATTTTGCCTGGAGGAACCTGACAATTTCCCCAAGTGAGTAAAGGTGGTTTTACCAGTTGTATGTTTTATCATCACAAGCAGCATAAATTGTTTCAGTGTGAGAAATGGATCGGCTTTATCAAAAATTGCTTGCAGACGATTTTGCAAAATAAATATACTCGCAAAGATACCACGTGTTTCTTTTTCTCGCTTACCACTATAATTTTTAATCATATCATCAATCTGCATAACGTTTTCCCTTCCATTAACAATAACTTATCCATTATATCTATTTACATTATAGTAACTAGTTACTATATTTGATGTCATGCATCAAGGAGGACTGCAATGAAGATGAATAAAACAAGCAATTTACTGGTGATTTTCATTATCATCCTGGCAGCAATTGCTTCTGCATATGGTTTTTTTCAAATAATGTTATCAATGAAAATCAAACAATTCAAACTATTAATAATGAAACCGTCACGCTTTATGGAAAAGGATTATATCATAATGAATCAGTATCTATGGCAACACAAGTAAGAGCTCAAGACGTAGTTACACTGGTCTTTGCCATTCCCCTACTGCTGGTTTCGTTGATTCTGAACAAAAGGTCCCTCAAAGGAAAATTGTTGTTGGCAGGAACATTAGGTTATTTTCTATACACCTATATGAACTATTCGTTTTTAGCAATATACAACAATTTCTTTCTGATTTATGTGTTACTGATGTCACTGTCGCTTTTTGCCTTTATAATCAATATTACTTCACAGAAACTGCAGAATTTGGAGAAATGCTTTTCAGCCGCCATGCCCAGTAAGCCTGTTGGAATTTTCATCATCGTTATCGGCATTATTATAAGTTTGATGTGGTTAGGCAGAATAGTTCCTACCATTGGTAATGATACTGTGAATGGTTTGGAGCATTATACTACTTTCGTTATTCAAGCAATGGACTTAGGAATTGTCCTTCCAGTGACTGTAGTAAGTGGTGTTTTGCTATTGCGAAAGAAAAGTTTAGGTTACTTGCTTGCCCCAATCATTATCATTAAGGGCATAACATTACTGTTAGCTATTGATGTGATGGCTATTTCCATGGCAATTAGTGGTGTTTCAGTTTCGCCGATTGAACTAACTCTTTTCCCATTATTTACTCTGATATTTATTATGATTTTGTGGATAATATTCAAAAATTTTAAATCAATAGATAATATTTACACATATAAAAAAACGATTTAGTTAAATCAAAGCATTTTCATAGCCATTTAGCACAAACTCTCTCAATGCCGCATTCAAAATTACGCTCCGTCTCTGCAGTTCTAAATCCAGCAATTTTATAAGCATACAATGTCCCCCTTTTTTGATCTGTCAGATAAATAAATTATATCATTATTCACCTGACAGATTAAAAACTCCCAAGGTAATCCCCTCAGAAGCTTTCATTTATTATTTTTTGGGTTATAAAGGACCCCAGGACTTTTCTGAGAGTTAACATATATTTCTATATTATTATTCTAATACATACTAACCGGACAAAATGAATTATTAAAATCAATGCTTTCAAAACTCAGGCACTTAAATTTCATCCAGGGATTTTTGTTTTGTTTCAACTCCTAACACAGCAATAATAAATGCCACTATTACAAGTATACATCCAAGTACTATAAAAACAGTTCTGGTATCATAGTTTTTAAGCATCCATGCTACTCCATAAGAGCTGAATATAGTTGCCAGCCTTCCTACTGCATTACAAAACCCCGATCCTCTAAGTCTTATATCTGTGGGGAACAATTCCGGAACATAAATGGCAAGGCCAAGTGTAAGAAGTATATATATAATTACAGTGAGGAAAAAACCCATAGTCAGTATTACAGCCATAGTATTTTGTGAAGCATATGCATATCCAAGTATTCCTGCTGCAAGCATAAATGCAGTAAGGCACCATTTACGCCCCAATTTATTCACAATAAAACTCCCAATTAATGCTCCAAGAGGTGCACCTATCATCATTATGGTTGTATATCCCAATGATTTAGACACATTTATGCCTTTTCTCAGGAAAAATGTAGGTGCCCAGCTTACAAAAGTATATATTAAAGTATTTATGGCAATCAGTACTACACAACCTACAATAGTTCTCGAGATCATATTTTTACTGAATAAATCACTAAACTTCCCCGATTCTTTATCATGTTCCTTCCTTATGACATTAGGTTGTGCTATGGAATTATCAGCTTCCTTTTCTGCTTCATGGTAAAATATATTCACAACATGCTGTGCATTTTCTTCCATTCCTTTGGATTCATACCATCTTGGAGATTCAGGCATACTTTTTCTCATATACCATACAATTACGGAAAATACACCTACAAATACAAACATCCATCTCCAGCCAAACCGTGGTATTATAAGATATCCTAGAAATGCAGCCGC
This window of the Clostridium kluyveri DSM 555 genome carries:
- a CDS encoding MarR family winged helix-turn-helix transcriptional regulator → MQIDDMIKNYSGKREKETRGIFASIFILQNRLQAIFDKADPFLTLKQFMLLVMIKHTTGKTTFTHLGKLSGSSRQNIKKLAASLEKKGFVTIRKNPVNKRNTSIQLTEKGDSYFEEVFYFHNEKLNSLFHEYSDEEIHLFYTMITKLYAGVDSQE
- a CDS encoding radical SAM protein, whose protein sequence is MKISKKDALKWFEFFSTLPEEEEIMTKQQEIVYSAFAQIEAAIDHRNNMLMSEIKGLKTLKNRTFFVGNESKFPQGCRSCLLGTGLNAIRKTNKCNMECKFCYDYGELEDIPPIGEGMWEIGGTRFYDKDIDLLLSIQKKPTGICYVYLEPFMEIEKYYPVIRKFSDAQVHQHLYTNGILATEETLKALGEAGLDEIRFNLGASECSDKVIENIGTAKKYIKSVGIETPMTPEFFEIFFEKKQAILDTKLDFINCAELHLNENNINNYYGEDMYISRQGYISPIWSRELTLKFMKTADEEKWDLVVHDCSNYTKFARDLNLSSKEGKWFGASNYACEFSRIPYEAFLPILGDDNFKFLSEEELPEGYKPGKMIF
- a CDS encoding helix-turn-helix domain-containing protein, with product MITDEAIEKIINEKLEGKNYKYEENNCDHTDNLEKVKKRHIYKVLNECRGNWTLAASRLGISRTQFWCIRKK
- a CDS encoding sigma-54-dependent Fis family transcriptional regulator yields the protein MKPILIIAPHFKIEYTAKKVADRYNDVDVKLALLNQSIKIARLAEKEGVGAIISRGGTASIIENTVQSVPVIKMEVSPYDLINAVYTAKKYGSNIFIIGFQNIIEGVGLLRKILNVNIHIYYINDEHDGERYIKNLINSGEKIDVILGGTVAENLALKYNIPTVLLETSAVTVDSSIKEARRIIKSTRKEKQKTEQFKAILNYISEGVVSIDYTKRVITFNSAVSKMLGIPIEKALGHPVDELIPNTMLPEVLNQTESELGQLFQIGKTQIVTNRVPVIINNKTIGAVETFQHITKIQEYEEKISENLK
- a CDS encoding MFS transporter, whose protein sequence is MEEVNYTSEKMDYVPISKLHYKILWLIGLGIFLDGFDVYLAGGVLGVLLKSGWSSISLNAAFISVTFLGLLIGSLITGFLGDSFGRKFSYQLNLLIFGGASLVAAFSPNMIFLIVCRGIMGIGLGAEIVTGYALLAEFVPSKTRGKWVSMLSLITNVSTPAAAFLGYLIIPRFGWRWMFVFVGVFSVIVWYMRKSMPESPRWYESKGMEENAQHVVNIFYHEAEKEADNSIAQPNVIRKEHDKESGKFSDLFSKNMISRTIVGCVVLIAINTLIYTFVSWAPTFFLRKGINVSKSLGYTTIMMIGAPLGALIGSFIVNKLGRKWCLTAFMLAAGILGYAYASQNTMAVILTMGFFLTVIIYILLTLGLAIYVPELFPTDIRLRGSGFCNAVGRLATIFSSYGVAWMLKNYDTRTVFIVLGCILVIVAFIIAVLGVETKQKSLDEI